The following DNA comes from Sporomusaceae bacterium.
CCGGTCCATTTCTTGCCGGCGGCGTCCCAGTGGACGAGGTACTTTTTGTCGCTGAACGGTTTGCCGTCAAGGTCGCAGGAGGCGCGGTTATAGAGGATGCGACGATTCATCGGCCAGGCCCAGCCCCACTCGAGGTTAAGGCCGATGCCCTGTTTGTCGGGCTTGCGCCGCTTGGCGAGGTTGCCGGCCGGCGGGTACATGCCGCAGTAGATCCAGCTGCCGCTGGCGGTGGAGCCGTCGGCTTTGAGGGTGGCGAAGCCGGGGAGCTGTTGCTTGGTTTTGACGTCCCAGCCGTTCATTTCTTTGAAGACTTCGTCAGCGTTGTAGTGTTCGCCGCCATAGCCCCAGGTGATGTCGAGGATGGGGCCGGGGAAGACGGCGTTGGCGTCGGCGGCATAGAGCTTTTTGAGCTCCTTGATGAGCATGTACATGACGGCGCCGTCTTCCTTGCAGTCGCCGATGGGGTCGACGGAGCGGTAGCGCATCTGCAGCCAGCGGCTGGTGTTGGTGGCTGAGCCGTCTTTTTCGACCATCGAGGCGGCGGGGAGGAGGAAGACTTCGGTTTTGATGTTCTTGGGGTTGGCGCCAGGGCGCTTCCAGAAGCGGTGGGTTTCGGATTCGAACAGGTCGATGCCCATCATCCAGTCGAGCTTTTCGAGGCCGGCGGCGGTTTTTTCGAAGTTCGGCCCGGAGACGAGCGGGTTCATGCCCCACAGCAGCAGGCCTTTGATTTTGCCGGCGTACATGTCGTCGAAGATGTCCATGAAGCTGTGCGGGCGCGAGAACTTGGGCAGGTAGTCGAAGCAGAAGTCGTTCTCGGGCTGGGCCTTGTCGCCCCACCACGCTTTGAGGAGGCTGACGGCGAATTTCGGGGTGTTTTCGGCAAAGCTGTTTTTGACGGTGATTTTTTCGAGGTAGGTTTTGAGGTCAGGGTGGGCGGCCGCGCCCGGCGCCGCCAGGTAGCCCGGCAGGTTGCCGAACAGCAGGCCGGCGTCGGTGGAGCCCTGGACGTTGGCTTCGCCGCGCATGGCGTTGACGCCGCCGCCGGGGAGGCCCATGTTGCCCAGGAGCAGTTGGACGATGGCGAAGGCGCGGATGTTTTGCACGCCTTTGGTATGCTGGGTGAGACCCATGGCGTAGAGGAGGGTGCCGGATTTGTCGGGCACGCCGGTGGCGGAGTAGGCGGCGGCGATCTTCAGGAAGAGGTCTTGCTTCATGCCGGTGACTTTTTCGACCAGCGCCGGGGTGTAACGGGAGTAGAACTGGGTCATGCGCTGGAAGACGCAGTCGGGGCTCTGGAGGGTGGGGTCGGTGAGCGGCGCGCCGTCAGGGCCGGTCTGGTACTGCCAGGTGGCATAGTCGTATTTCTTCTTGGCGTTGTCCCAGCCGCTGAAGTAGCCGTCCTTGAAGGCGAACTCGGGTTTGAGGAGGTAGCTGGCGTTGGTGTAGTTTTTGACGTAGGGTTCGAAGTATTTTTTGTTGGTGAGGATGTAGTTGACCAGGGCGTTGAAGAAGACGATGTCGGTGCCGGGACGGATGGGGGCGTAGATGTCGGACAGCACCGAGGTGCGGGTGTAGCGGGGGTCGACGGAGATGACGATGCCGCCTTTTTCCCGCGCCTGGTTGATGAAGCGGGCGACGCCGGGATGGTTTTCGGCGGGGTTGCCGCCGCAGACCATGATGACGTCGGCATTGGCTACGTCGGGGATGGAGTTGGTCATGGCGCCGCGGCCGAAAGATGGTGACAAACTTGCCACCGTGGAGGAGTGTCAGATACGGGCCTGGTGTTCCAGGCCGACAATGCCGAGTGCGCGGGCGAACTTCGCCAGCAGATAGTTTTCATCCGTGTCGTGGGACGCTCCGCCCAGTTGTACGAGCGCCTCGGTGCGGTTGACCGCTACGGCGCCTTCCCTGAGTTTGAAGCTGGCGTCACGGGTTTGCTTGATGCGTTTGGCGATTTCCGGGATGGCCCAGCTCCATTCTTTTTCTTCCCATTTGTCGGAGTTGGCGGCCCGGTAAAGGACTTTTTTGAGCCGGCGGGGGCTGGCGTAGACCTCGTAGGCCGACGAGCCTTTGCCGCACAGGCCTCCCTGGTTGTTGGGGTTGTCGGGGTCGCCTTCGACGTTGACGACTTTGCCGTCCTTGGCGTAGACGAGCAGGCCGCAGCCGACGCCACAGTAGATGCAGATCGAGGGGCTGACCTTGGTGTCTTTGAGGCGGTAGGGGCGCGGGGCGGCGATGGCGGGTACGGCGAGGTTGCCGTTCCATACGGTTGCTGCACCGGCACCGGCCGCCATCAGTTTAAGAAAGGTTCTTCTGCTGACGGTTCCCAAGTTTTCTCCTCCTTTGAAGCGTTATATATTTTAAATTTAGTATTCGCACAGTTCCAGCCGCGAGAGGGTGTCCGGCGAGGGCCGTCCTTCCCCGTCCCAGCCGCGGGCCTGGTAGTATTCCTGGAGCATCGCCGCGAGCGGCGGCAGGTTGCCGGCCGCTCCGCCGTCGGGACGCGGCTCTTCGAGGATGTGGCGCGGCAGGGTGTCGTCGGCGCGGCCGATGCCGCACCTGATGTTGTAGAGGCGCTTGAGGTTGAAGATGCGTTCCCCGGTGGCCAGCATTTCCTCGACGGTGTAGTCGAAGCCGGTGAGGCAGTTGAGCCATTCGGTGATTACGGTGAGGTTGACGCCGCCGTAGAGGAGGAATTTGCACAGTTTCATGGAGTCCATCAGGCACATGATGTCCTGGAGGCGGGCCTGGATGTCGCCCTGGTTGTTTGTGCGGAAGCGGTCGAGGATTTTGGTGATGCCGATTTCGGGCATGGTGGCGGCTTTTTCGAAGAAGTAGCTGCCGCCCTGGAGGTGGCACGCGCCCCGGTTGGAGGTGGCGTAGCCGAGGGCCATGGAGTTGAAGGCCCGCGGGTCGTGGGCCGGCATTTCGAGGCCTTTGACGTGGAAGGCGCATTCGTGGGCCCGGCCGCCGATGATTTCGGCGGCGCGCCTGACGCCGAGGCCGAGCACGCGGCCGATGCCCTCGCGGCGGCCGATGGCGTGGATGAGCCACAGCATCGCCTCGGCGTTGCCCCACACTGGCAGGTGACCGGGGGCGACGGGGCCGCCGTGGAGCCTTTCGAGGTCGACGAAGCCCTTTTCGTACAGGTCCATGAGGAAGGCGATGGACGCGCCGGTGGAGATGGTGTC
Coding sequences within:
- the fdnG gene encoding formate dehydrogenase-N subunit alpha: MGTVSRRTFLKLMAAGAGAATVWNGNLAVPAIAAPRPYRLKDTKVSPSICIYCGVGCGLLVYAKDGKVVNVEGDPDNPNNQGGLCGKGSSAYEVYASPRRLKKVLYRAANSDKWEEKEWSWAIPEIAKRIKQTRDASFKLREGAVAVNRTEALVQLGGASHDTDENYLLAKFARALGIVGLEHQARIUHSSTVASLSPSFGRGAMTNSIPDVANADVIMVCGGNPAENHPGVARFINQAREKGGIVISVDPRYTRTSVLSDIYAPIRPGTDIVFFNALVNYILTNKKYFEPYVKNYTNASYLLKPEFAFKDGYFSGWDNAKKKYDYATWQYQTGPDGAPLTDPTLQSPDCVFQRMTQFYSRYTPALVEKVTGMKQDLFLKIAAAYSATGVPDKSGTLLYAMGLTQHTKGVQNIRAFAIVQLLLGNMGLPGGGVNAMRGEANVQGSTDAGLLFGNLPGYLAAPGAAAHPDLKTYLEKITVKNSFAENTPKFAVSLLKAWWGDKAQPENDFCFDYLPKFSRPHSFMDIFDDMYAGKIKGLLLWGMNPLVSGPNFEKTAAGLEKLDWMMGIDLFESETHRFWKRPGANPKNIKTEVFLLPAASMVEKDGSATNTSRWLQMRYRSVDPIGDCKEDGAVMYMLIKELKKLYAADANAVFPGPILDITWGYGGEHYNADEVFKEMNGWDVKTKQQLPGFATLKADGSTASGSWIYCGMYPPAGNLAKRRKPDKQGIGLNLEWGWAWPMNRRILYNRASCDLDGKPFSDKKYLVHWDAAGKKWTGIDVPDFIGTRAPTDPLGTAPFIMVPYGLGRLFAPGGMTSDGPFPEHYEPMESPVKNAMGPVQNNPLAVTYKSDRDKWAAVGGEEFPYICTTYRVAEHYQTGNITRKLLTTTEAMPETFLEIDPELAKAKGIKNGEYVEVSSARGKIKVKAFVTPRLQPMVIDGKKCHVVGIPWNYGFFGEDPSGLANTVTSANMLTPQAGDPNVRIPEYKAFMVNVRRA